One segment of Streptosporangium brasiliense DNA contains the following:
- a CDS encoding amidohydrolase family protein, whose amino-acid sequence MSTESLTPESFNPLARAGAVGPAGSPERPGPPERAGAVGHAGPPERAGTVGRAGSLEEVIEAIPLVDHHVHGALAGDVSRREFEELITESDRPVPAWMTQFDSQIGFAVLRHCAPVLGLDPHPDPEAYLARRTELGTEEVNRRLLAASGIGHFLVETGYRGDEILDPARMAAVTGRPADEVVRLEAVAERVVADGTDAAGFAAAFETALWERSRTARGLKTIVAYRHGLDFDPSPPTSGEVTAAAGRWLRTAERTGRIRVDDPVLLRHLIWKGIERGLPLQFHIGYGDPDVDLHRSDPLLLRGLIELAEPSGVPLLLLHCYPFHRNAGYLAQVYPYVYFDVGLGVNYTGARSVAVVAESLELAPFAKILFSSDAWGPAELHHLGALLWRRAMTRVLSDFVADGEWSREQAVRVATMIGSQNARRVYGLGEDA is encoded by the coding sequence ATGTCCACTGAGTCCCTCACCCCCGAGTCCTTCAACCCGCTGGCGCGCGCCGGGGCCGTGGGGCCGGCCGGGTCCCCGGAGCGGCCGGGTCCCCCGGAGCGGGCCGGCGCCGTGGGCCATGCCGGGCCCCCGGAGCGGGCCGGCACCGTGGGGCGGGCCGGTTCCCTGGAGGAGGTCATCGAGGCGATCCCGCTGGTGGACCACCACGTGCACGGCGCCCTGGCCGGTGACGTGTCGCGGCGGGAGTTCGAGGAGCTGATCACCGAGTCCGACCGGCCGGTGCCCGCCTGGATGACCCAGTTCGACTCCCAGATCGGGTTCGCCGTCCTGCGGCACTGCGCGCCCGTGCTCGGCCTCGACCCGCACCCCGACCCCGAGGCCTACCTCGCCCGCCGTACCGAACTCGGGACCGAGGAGGTCAACAGGCGCCTGCTCGCCGCCAGCGGGATCGGCCACTTCCTGGTGGAGACCGGCTACCGCGGGGACGAGATCCTCGACCCGGCGCGGATGGCCGCCGTCACCGGCAGGCCCGCCGACGAGGTCGTCCGGCTGGAGGCGGTCGCCGAACGGGTGGTCGCCGACGGGACCGACGCGGCCGGCTTCGCCGCCGCCTTCGAGACGGCCCTCTGGGAGCGCAGCCGTACGGCGCGCGGGCTGAAGACGATCGTCGCCTACCGCCACGGGCTCGACTTCGACCCCAGCCCGCCCACCTCCGGCGAGGTGACGGCGGCGGCCGGCCGCTGGCTGCGGACGGCCGAGCGGACCGGGCGGATCCGTGTCGACGACCCGGTGCTGCTGCGCCACCTCATCTGGAAGGGCATCGAGCGTGGCCTGCCGCTGCAGTTCCACATCGGGTACGGCGATCCCGACGTCGACCTCCACCGCTCCGACCCGCTGCTGCTGCGCGGGCTCATCGAGCTGGCCGAGCCCTCGGGCGTCCCGCTGCTCCTGCTGCACTGCTACCCGTTCCACCGCAACGCCGGCTACCTCGCCCAGGTCTACCCGTACGTCTACTTCGACGTCGGCCTGGGAGTGAACTACACCGGGGCGCGCAGCGTGGCCGTCGTGGCCGAGAGCCTGGAGCTGGCCCCGTTCGCCAAGATCCTTTTCTCCTCGGACGCCTGGGGGCCCGCCGAGCTTCACCACCTGGGCGCCCTGCTCTGGCGGCGCGCGATGACCCGCGTCCTGTCGGACTTCGTCGCCGACGGCGAGTGGAGCCGGGAGCAGGCGGTACGGGTCGCCACGATGATCGGCTCCCAGAACGCCCGGCGCGTCTACGGCCTGGGGGAGGACGCGTGA
- a CDS encoding M20 metallopeptidase family protein, with translation MSGIHERLRAALHAELPDACELRRELHAEPYVSGLEEPTLKRVLDALPAGTGLERVAETGALVRIGGDGPAVGVRGELDALPIVEETGVPWAARNGAMHACGHDVHLAALAALARAVDRVGAPAPMVAVLQPREETYPSGALDIVESGALDRHRIGAMVAAHVQPVLAAGETACTPGAVNASADEFTLIVRGQGGHAAYPQLSRDPVLALAQIIVAAQQLVSRDSDPMTPTVVTFGTVTAGTAPNATPADAVARGTLRTMSEVWREQLHDRFRVIADGVARAHGCEAEVLIARGEPVLVNDARLAEETARLLALVPGGAHHAPAVLRSCGADDFAYFAAAVPSLMMFVGTDTSSGLHSPGFLPGDETVTAVAESLLAAYLAAARVIGADGR, from the coding sequence GTGAGCGGCATTCACGAGCGGCTCCGTGCCGCGCTCCACGCCGAGCTGCCCGACGCCTGCGAGCTGCGGCGGGAGCTGCACGCCGAGCCGTACGTGTCCGGCCTGGAGGAGCCGACGCTCAAACGCGTGCTGGACGCGCTGCCCGCAGGCACCGGGCTGGAGCGGGTGGCCGAGACCGGCGCGCTGGTCCGCATCGGCGGCGACGGCCCGGCCGTCGGGGTCCGCGGCGAGCTGGACGCCCTCCCGATCGTGGAGGAGACGGGCGTCCCCTGGGCCGCGCGCAACGGCGCCATGCACGCCTGCGGCCACGACGTCCACCTCGCCGCGCTGGCCGCGCTGGCCAGGGCGGTCGACCGCGTGGGAGCGCCCGCGCCGATGGTCGCGGTGCTGCAGCCGCGTGAGGAGACCTATCCCTCCGGAGCCCTCGACATCGTCGAGTCCGGCGCGCTCGACCGGCACCGGATCGGCGCGATGGTCGCCGCGCACGTCCAGCCGGTGCTCGCCGCCGGCGAGACGGCCTGCACGCCCGGCGCGGTCAACGCCTCCGCCGACGAGTTCACGCTGATCGTGCGGGGCCAGGGCGGGCACGCGGCCTACCCGCAGCTCTCCCGCGACCCGGTCCTGGCGCTCGCCCAGATCATCGTGGCCGCGCAGCAGCTCGTCAGCCGCGACTCCGATCCGATGACGCCGACCGTGGTCACCTTCGGGACGGTCACGGCCGGCACCGCCCCCAACGCCACCCCGGCGGACGCCGTCGCCCGGGGCACCCTCCGGACGATGTCGGAGGTCTGGCGTGAGCAGCTCCACGACCGGTTCCGCGTGATCGCCGACGGGGTCGCCCGTGCGCACGGCTGCGAGGCGGAGGTGCTCATCGCACGCGGGGAGCCGGTGCTCGTCAACGACGCCCGCCTCGCCGAGGAGACCGCCCGCCTCCTCGCACTCGTCCCGGGCGGCGCTCACCACGCGCCCGCCGTCCTGCGCTCCTGCGGAGCCGACGACTTCGCCTACTTCGCCGCGGCCGTGCCGTCGCTGATGATGTTCGTCGGCACCGACACCTCGTCGGGCCTGCACAGTCCGGGATTCCTGCCGGGGGACGAGACCGTGACGGCGGTCGCCGAGAGCCTGCTCGCCGCCTACCTCGCCGCCGCACGCGTGATCGGCGCCGACGGCCGCTGA
- a CDS encoding ATP-binding protein encodes MTSELLGHVALPGDVASVPQARLYVRDLLGAIDHDRLDDALLLVTELVTNSVRHSDSGRHPNGQVTVIVTNRAETIQVDVTDQGSASHTPHVHTDVDCDSGGMRGLWLVQQLASAWGWHDAPAGRVVWFRMAKQPSERPGPAAHGSSPAGPGAPIPGLPDHGTPVPGLPDHGTPVPDLPDHGTPVPDLPDNGAPVMALSDHGAPIMDSADR; translated from the coding sequence ATGACATCGGAACTGCTGGGGCACGTAGCGCTCCCCGGGGACGTCGCGTCCGTCCCGCAGGCCCGGCTGTACGTCCGCGATCTGCTCGGAGCCATCGACCACGACCGGCTGGACGACGCGCTCCTCCTCGTCACCGAACTGGTGACCAACTCGGTGCGGCACTCCGACTCCGGACGCCACCCCAACGGACAGGTGACGGTGATCGTCACCAACCGCGCCGAGACGATCCAGGTCGACGTGACCGACCAGGGATCGGCCAGCCACACGCCCCATGTCCACACGGATGTGGACTGCGACAGCGGCGGGATGCGGGGGCTGTGGCTGGTGCAGCAGTTGGCCTCGGCGTGGGGGTGGCACGACGCCCCGGCCGGACGCGTGGTCTGGTTCCGGATGGCCAAGCAGCCGTCGGAGCGCCCGGGGCCGGCGGCTCATGGAAGCTCCCCCGCCGGTCCCGGCGCGCCGATCCCGGGCCTCCCCGATCACGGCACACCCGTCCCGGGCCTCCCCGATCACGGCACACCGGTCCCCGATCTCCCCGATCACGGCACACCCGTCCCGGATCTCCCCGACAACGGCGCACCGGTCATGGCTCTCTCCGATCACGGCGCGCCGATCATGGACTCCGCAGACCGTTGA
- a CDS encoding PHP domain-containing protein produces MRIDLHTHSTASDGTDSPEDLMREAAAAGLGVVALTDHDTTAGWEAAAAALPAGLTLVRGAELSGRWYGGGPTVGLHLLAYLFDPGHGPLAAELARVRRSRERRMEKTVALLNADGIDVTVPEVNAYAAGGTVGRPHLAQALVRRGLVATVDEAFGPQWLGHRYRLAKDDIDVFTALRLVNEAGGVSVLAHPRAGVRGHVVPDALVAELAAAGLWGIEADHPDHPAAERAHARSLARDLDLWITGSSDYHGTNKTTPLGAFTTDPSVYQEMAATATGTAPIVGA; encoded by the coding sequence ATGCGGATCGACCTGCACACCCACTCCACCGCCAGCGACGGCACGGACTCCCCCGAGGACCTGATGAGGGAGGCCGCCGCGGCCGGGCTGGGCGTGGTGGCGCTCACAGATCACGACACGACCGCCGGATGGGAGGCCGCCGCGGCCGCGCTGCCCGCGGGGCTGACGCTGGTGCGCGGCGCCGAGCTGTCGGGCCGGTGGTACGGCGGCGGGCCGACGGTGGGGCTGCACCTGCTGGCCTACCTGTTCGATCCCGGACACGGGCCGCTGGCCGCGGAGCTGGCCCGGGTGCGCCGGTCCCGCGAGCGGCGGATGGAGAAGACCGTGGCGCTGCTGAACGCCGACGGCATCGACGTCACGGTCCCCGAGGTGAACGCGTACGCGGCCGGCGGCACGGTGGGACGCCCGCACCTCGCCCAGGCGCTCGTCCGGCGCGGCCTCGTCGCGACCGTGGACGAGGCTTTCGGCCCGCAGTGGCTGGGCCACCGCTACCGCCTGGCCAAGGACGACATCGACGTCTTCACCGCGCTCCGCCTGGTGAACGAGGCGGGCGGCGTCTCGGTGCTGGCACACCCGCGCGCGGGCGTCCGGGGCCACGTCGTGCCCGACGCGCTGGTCGCCGAACTCGCGGCGGCGGGCCTGTGGGGCATCGAGGCCGACCACCCGGACCACCCGGCGGCCGAGCGCGCGCACGCGCGCTCGCTCGCCCGCGACCTGGATCTGTGGATCACCGGTTCCAGCGACTACCACGGCACCAACAAGACCACCCCGCTCGGCGCCTTCACCACCGACCCGTCCGTCTACCAGGAGATGGCCGCCACCGCGACGGGCACCGCACCCATCGTCGGAGCGTGA
- a CDS encoding PPOX class F420-dependent oxidoreductase codes for MSNPPLPEEAVAMLKRPNPAVIATLRSDGQPVSTATWYLWDDGRILVNMDKGRKRLDHIRNDPRVTLTVLDEDNWYTHLSIIGHVAEIRDDTDLADIDRLAQEYLGKEYPRRDRDRVSAWIEIDRWHGWGTLKDNSQPG; via the coding sequence ATGTCGAACCCGCCGCTTCCCGAGGAAGCCGTAGCCATGCTGAAGAGGCCGAATCCCGCCGTCATCGCGACGCTCCGGTCCGACGGCCAGCCGGTCTCCACGGCCACCTGGTATCTCTGGGACGACGGCCGGATTCTGGTCAACATGGACAAGGGCCGCAAGCGGTTGGACCACATACGCAACGATCCCCGGGTCACCCTCACCGTGCTCGACGAGGACAACTGGTACACACACCTCAGCATCATCGGGCACGTCGCCGAAATACGTGACGACACGGATCTGGCCGACATCGACCGGCTGGCCCAGGAGTACCTGGGGAAGGAGTATCCGCGGCGGGACCGCGACCGGGTCAGCGCCTGGATCGAGATCGACCGCTGGCACGGCTGGGGCACGCTCAAGGACAACAGCCAGCCCGGCTGA
- a CDS encoding D-isomer specific 2-hydroxyacid dehydrogenase family protein has translation MEARIAIAPSAEMGAAYGRANSPDLDLLRSNIEKAVSAGGGVNVPPAEAEGLVWLVPGEPEELRAALDGHPGIRWVQFPWAGVEKFAVSGIFDRPVVFTCAKGSFAGQVSEHALMLTLACLRSVVRQARTPHWSAVDPRSLHGRRVTILGGGGIATELVRLLQPFDCRIRVLRRRPEKVEGAGETLPPTALHAVLPGTDVLVLALALTPETRHVIGAAELALLPADAVVVNVARGAHIDTDALAGALRDGTISAAGLDVTDPEPLPEGHPLWSDPRALITSHCADSAEYVMRMLCERVERNVRRLREGLPLEGVIDPATGY, from the coding sequence GTGGAAGCCCGCATCGCGATCGCCCCGTCCGCGGAGATGGGGGCGGCCTATGGCCGTGCCAACTCTCCTGACCTCGACCTGTTGCGCTCCAACATCGAGAAGGCCGTGTCGGCCGGTGGGGGCGTCAACGTGCCGCCGGCGGAGGCCGAGGGGCTGGTCTGGCTTGTCCCCGGGGAGCCGGAGGAGCTGCGGGCGGCCCTGGACGGGCATCCCGGGATCAGGTGGGTGCAGTTCCCCTGGGCGGGGGTGGAGAAGTTCGCGGTGTCCGGGATCTTCGACCGGCCGGTGGTCTTCACCTGTGCCAAGGGGTCGTTCGCCGGGCAGGTCAGCGAGCACGCGCTCATGTTGACGCTGGCCTGCCTGCGCAGTGTCGTACGGCAGGCGCGGACGCCGCACTGGTCGGCGGTCGATCCCCGGTCCCTGCACGGCCGGCGGGTGACGATCCTCGGCGGCGGCGGCATAGCCACCGAGCTGGTCCGTCTCCTGCAGCCGTTCGACTGCCGGATCCGGGTGCTCCGCCGCCGGCCCGAGAAGGTCGAGGGCGCCGGGGAGACGCTGCCGCCCACGGCGCTGCACGCCGTACTCCCCGGGACCGACGTCCTGGTGCTGGCCCTCGCCCTGACCCCGGAGACACGGCATGTCATCGGCGCCGCCGAGCTGGCGCTGCTGCCGGCGGACGCCGTCGTGGTCAACGTCGCACGCGGCGCGCACATCGACACGGACGCGCTGGCCGGAGCCCTCCGGGACGGGACGATCTCGGCCGCCGGCCTGGACGTGACGGACCCCGAGCCGCTCCCCGAGGGGCACCCCCTGTGGAGCGACCCAAGGGCCCTGATCACCTCGCACTGCGCGGACTCCGCCGAGTACGTCATGCGGATGCTCTGCGAGCGGGTCGAACGGAACGTGCGCCGCCTGCGGGAGGGCCTTCCGCTGGAAGGAGTGATCGACCCCGCCACGGGTTACTGA